The Zingiber officinale cultivar Zhangliang chromosome 2A, Zo_v1.1, whole genome shotgun sequence genomic sequence AATCTCGCATTTATTATTATCTATGGGCGGATAATATATGTCCACTATATAGAGAGTTGATCCTCACCCCTAAGCTTCTTGGAAAACCTTCTTTTTCTCTCCGTTGTATCTTCTTCCACAAGGATTATTTTTAGGCGACGCTAAAAACAAGAATGACTCTTCAATCATGTTCGTTCCTTGTCATATTTGTTCTATATGTGAGTTCTTTATGTTTTTAGAATTCAAGCGGCTTAGATTTTACCTGAACTATCTAGACTAATACCATGTTGAGATGCTTTCCGTGGATCTCCAACTTACGTAGTTACCTGTGGTTACTGAAGAATTCTTCCACCTCAATTGCATTTCGCAGAAGAGTCTTTATCTCACTCCAATACCAGTGTTGACCTTCAATCGACAAATACTCCAGCTCCGGTAGCTTCCCCACATCCACCATCGTCACATTACCTAACGAACACTTAATCATTCAACTTGAATTTGAGCTTAATGGATAGGAAAGTTGTGATTTTGGTGTTGTGGAATTCACCTTCACTGTTTGCATGGAAAGCCTCTTTAACCGGTGATTATGGCCGACTCGAATCTGCTAAAATCCTTGGATATCAAGGTCTTGAAGCCTCGGCGAGTTCAGACTTAGGGAACAATGCACTGTAAAATAGAGATCCAACTTGCATCTCTCCAATCGCTCCAGTTCAATCGAGATCGCGCCTTCCGAACAGCATCTAATCAGGATCAAGTCAGTGAGATGGGGGCAAGCACGAATCACGTCGGCCAAGTGTTCGCTGAGAACAATGCCGCCGACCATCCCCAAGCTGCGCAATCTCCTGTGGGCGGGCAAACCCCAATTGGGAGAAGAAATCAGGGAGGGTGCCAGAGCTTGAGAGACTCTAAACCTTCGTAGAGGTTGACGCAGTCGAGCCCGCCGTCGAAGAAGTCCACGCGGAGATCGAGGGAGCGGAGGGATCGGCCGCAGAGGGCGAGGCAGGGGGCGAGGCTGCGACCGGAAAAGGGGCAGTGGATGGAGAGGTCCTCAAGGGAGGAGGCGGTAGCGGAAACCATGCGTAAGATGTCGGCGTCGGCAGGGGTTCCGCCTCCTTGCAAAGCCTTGCTGAGGAAGTGGATGGAAGGGATGAAGGCGGTGGCCTCTCGCCAGCGCCGGGAGACGGGGGAGCAAGCGGCGACGTCTCTGGCGTCGCTCAGCCTGGAGAGGATCCGGCGCAGCATGTCGCCTGGAAGCGACTCCATCGTCGCCCTCTCGCCGGGAAAACGGCGACTTTTTTCTCGTCATCGTTTCCAGGGACATCGAAGAGGTAACCTGCCTTTCCTTTAATTTGATgtttttttcgaatttatttggtcttttttatagaattttaggGTTTAGAGTAAAATTGGCTCTCTGCATCGACATTGGACGCAATCAATTTAGTTCCTCTCCCTTTACCTTACGAAGCATATTTTCGGAAGAatataaactatttttaaaaaaatatgtattttttaaaaaatatattttttaaaaaaaataaaaataaaaaatacgtaAATGATTTACGTAACCTAAATATTTCCTCTTTCTTTTCCTTCCATTAATAAATTTTCACTTATCTCATCCGAATAAAgggttaatttgatattttttttcaaatttttttttgtctttttaagaattttactctCTGCATCGATCGacatgattaattttaaaatataattaaccttttaaaaaaatgaaaagatttttttatttttttcaaatgccAATGCTTTAATCCAGGCCGACCCGTATCCGGCCGAACATTTAGGCGGGTCGGATCGTATTCAAACGAACGGTTCCACCACCACCTGACTCCAATTCACGTGGTCTCAATTCAATTGTATTCCTTCTCATTTTCGACCTATAGAGAATTAATTCCACCACTTATTCTTATTTATTCATCgaataaaaacaagaaaaaaaacaaaaataaaaatacaccCATCAAATCATCAATTTTATTGTTTCTGCGGGACGAAATAAACCTATTCGCCTATCGTTGATCTCCTGCACTGGCCTTGCATTCATCGACGCGTCCTGCGAGTGAATTTAATAATCCTTAATTACTTTATCAAATAATGATTAAAAAAAAGTATTACTTAGTATTACTTACATCGCGAACAGCTTCGCTCAGAAGTCTTAATTGTTCGCTTGATACTGTTCTAACCTGCAAAATCACAACCACCCTTACTAATTAAACTCAGAGccctaaatataaaattaaaatagataAAGATTAAAATCTAATACGATCTACGTCAGTTctctaaatataaaatttatcttatattttacattaaaaaatttttatattttttatcttaaaaaaaaaaatttattttctaaatattaaaatattatttaatttagaagagagaaaaaataaaagaaatagattAAATAATAGAAAATAGATATTACATacgaaagaatttttttaaaaaaataatgatattataaattatatagaaattgatttattttatagtgaaaatggatatttaaatttaataaattaattttcctacttacaaattttaaattttaaatagaaaatcTGAGTAacctttatcaatttttttttttttactaacctCATTGATAATGGTCCAAACTACACCTTCAGTGCAGGGAGGTGTGGTTAAAGAGCCCGTGTATCTGTAGTACTGATTGCTCCCTATCTCTATCTCGCTTGGATCCACCATGCCCACCGCTTCCTCTACTTCATATCTGTCTTTGACCATATCGATGTATTTCTCCATCTGCATCAAgaaatttacttaaaatttaagagaaatattttaatAGTTTTTCAGTGACCCCTGGGTGTTAGGCTAAGCACACCGTGGGCGCCTAACATGGATGCCTGAGTGCAGTCGGGTGCCCGGATCAATTCCAGACGCCCTTCATGCACTCAGCGCCCATCATAAGCAAACCGTATATATGTGAATGAAGGACCTTGGCAAGGAAGGGTTCACTGGGGCCGAGGGTGTAGAGAATGCCGACGACGGCATTGCGGTTGTCGGCGCTCTGATGAACCATGTGGAGCTCCATATCGAACCTGCGAAAAGATTGCTCAGATTTGTTGAATTCGAAGAGTTTGGAGATGAAGGGAGGGGGATCGACGCACCTGCGTCCGTTGATGGTGTGCTCCGTCGGCAAGTGCCAGTGCAGCTGCTTCAGAGCGTAGTCGATTCCGTCGATCTGCACACCTCCAACGTTGCCTTCGAACCGGAGCTGCCAGATTGAAAAATTCAGGATCAAAATCGCATCTTTCTCTTTTTGGGGTGAAcaaaatcgatttttttttttcatggatcACTGACCATGATGTCGTGGCCGCGGTTTTTGAGCACTGTAGTGACAGGGCGGTAGGAACTGCGGAGGAAGCCCAGGAGGGGCAGAACCTCGACGCGATCGTCAGAGAGGTCCACCGGCGACTGCATCCGGCCTTGGCCGCAGGCCGCCCACTCCTTGTGGATGCGCCCCCAGTTCTCCGGCCCCAACTCACTCCCTTTCTCGTAGCCGAACTCCATGTTGTCTGCTGCAATCAAGCTTTTGATCATAAATCCATATCAAGTTCAAATTTTTAAGCAGTGAAGTTTGCTCACGTACCGACTTGTTGAGAGATTGCGATGTGAGATTGCAGAAGGAGGACGAACAGGACAAGGAAAGCACAGAGGGTCGTGAGTCTGATGTTGTGATCCGCCATTGATGACCGATTTTTTTGCTCAAGAACGAAGAAGAAGACGCATAAATATATAGATAGATCAGCGGGAATGAAGAGAGAAAGTGAATCAAAAAAAGTAGCAAGCTAAGCAAGGGATCCGAGATTACTGTCTTTCTTTTTGCACAtgatttatttctatatttttttttatgggaTGCGTAGATTTCTTGCTTGCACAGCGAGTGCAGTAAGAATATTTACTTACATATAAAACTGCTGGATGAGTTGTTCTTGCGCTGGGAAAGACAACCATTACatgcacatttttttttttttgtccttttttttatacattaaattttaattatttatttcctataATTACGAATGCTATTACGGGAAGATATTGTAATTAATGTTTGATCCCGTCCGGGAGTTGAGTCGGATGAAGACGGATTTTgatgtactggaagttgacggaaagtcatCGCGACGTCTGATCTACCTGTCACCCCTCGGAAAGGTTCGCACGGGCGGATGACGAAGaaattgttggttagtcttaggaaaatcgtaccggttccactgtacaaaaattttgtacaagtgtcgaacctttccttaaataacctattgtgttctttagaagtcaaattaggaattgcagacggaacttaacatcattgattccaaatttaacttatctgttcttgatggtttagattttgattgcagcggaacttaacattattgatccaaatccacctatgttattaattccattaaatattaatttccaaaattagcttccatgaCTGCataggcacatggccttctttaaataactttaggttaaccaaaaagaacaatcgaatcacaaattcgaaaaataaaacaaaagaaacacaaattcgaaacaaatacgaaaactctagaatcatatgtctcttgtgtttggtatttccaaaaataactatacaaaaaaaaaaactagtatgatgcggaaaataattactagttatacctttctttataagcaaaaataacctcttgattttctaccgtattcctcttctaatctcagacgttgtgtgggcaacgatcttctgagatgagaatccacctaagccaccttcttctccaagcaagattcggccatcacaattctccaagagaaatagaggtccggccaccaccaccaagctccaagggatgctagaaacaaaactctccttcttctcctagctagaaccggccatcaacaagagctccaagagaagatgaaaccggccactaaagaagaagagaagaggagagggaaaacctctaaggctggccacaccaaggagaaaaagagggagagaaaaaataaaatagagttaaCACCCATGAGCACCTctcccccctcttttataatccttggtcttggcaaataaagaaaatttaaataaaaacttccttattactttgccataagaagaaaattttaattaattaaaattaaaatcctttttacaattgtaatggccgaccactttaatccccaaaacaaggagagttttaattaacacaagaattaaaacttcctaatttgtttcctgaaatttataaaaaatttctccaataatttttctcttcatggtggattataaaaaggaatttttataaattaaaatatttcttttaaacatgtggataattttcaaaaagaaaagttatctctaaaaattaaaatctcctttcaatctacaaataaggaaatatatcaaatcttttcttaatcttttatagaaacttataaaagaaatatttaatttttaaaatctcttttaaatcatgaacatggttaaaaaaaaaagaagtaaagtttcttaaaattaaaatccacctttcaatctacaaataaggaaagatttcaaatcttttcttaatcttttgtagaaagctataaaaggaaagatttaaattttaaactctcttttaaaaccatgatatctacattaagaaaagattaaaaataaaatcccttttaatgtgatgtggccggccacaccaagcttgggttcaagctagggtcggccacaccaactcaactcaccctatttacttggccgacccaagcttgggttccaagcttgcttggtcggccccaataggatgagtataaaggtgggtaagaagtgggtatgtggcgggtataaatctctatatacaagaggctaggatagagaccgagaggaggaattggttttggtctcccgatgaaattaagcttctcgtgttcgccccgaacacacaacttaatttcatcaataataattcataccactaaagaattattattgaactaccgcaccaatcccaaattacattttgggctccttctttttatgtgttaatctccctatgtttaagatgtcgaatgtctactaattaaatgagttactgacaactcacttaattaatatcatagtccaagagtagtaccactcaacctcattgttatgttggactaagtccacctacaaggtttaacatgacagtcCTTAtaagtgttgggatcttagatggctagagggggggtgaatagcctctttaaaaacttaagcaga encodes the following:
- the LOC122042777 gene encoding F-box protein At1g10780-like, with the translated sequence MESLPGDMLRRILSRLSDARDVAACSPVSRRWREATAFIPSIHFLSKALQGGGTPADADILRMVSATASSLEDLSIHCPFSGRSLAPCLALCGRSLRSLDLRVDFFDGGLDCVNLYEGLESLKLWHPP
- the LOC122044139 gene encoding alpha carbonic anhydrase 7-like, encoding MADHNIRLTTLCAFLVLFVLLLQSHIAISQQVADNMEFGYEKGSELGPENWGRIHKEWAACGQGRMQSPVDLSDDRVEVLPLLGFLRSSYRPVTTVLKNRGHDIMLRFEGNVGGVQIDGIDYALKQLHWHLPTEHTINGRRFDMELHMVHQSADNRNAVVGILYTLGPSEPFLAKMEKYIDMVKDRYEVEEAVGMVDPSEIEIGSNQYYRYTGSLTTPPCTEGVVWTIINEVRTVSSEQLRLLSEAVRDDASMNARPVQEINDRRIGLFRPAETIKLMI